The Antarcticibacterium sp. 1MA-6-2 genome has a window encoding:
- a CDS encoding gliding motility lipoprotein GldH has product MSCDKNRVFDEYTSIPDAWNKDSIVTFNLKNIDSVQAYDLFINIRNNNNFSYSNLFLIAQIQFPQGKVITDTLEYQMATPGGEWLGTGFGDVKENKLWYKEDVRFTEPGQYKVSIQHAMRKSGSEEGIEDLEGITEVGFRIENTQN; this is encoded by the coding sequence GTGTCCTGTGATAAGAATAGGGTTTTTGATGAGTACACTTCAATTCCTGATGCATGGAATAAAGACTCTATTGTTACGTTTAATTTAAAGAATATAGATTCGGTTCAGGCATATGATTTGTTCATAAACATCAGGAACAATAACAATTTTTCTTACAGTAATTTGTTTTTAATAGCGCAAATCCAGTTTCCACAAGGAAAGGTGATCACAGATACTCTTGAATATCAAATGGCTACTCCGGGTGGTGAGTGGCTTGGCACAGGTTTTGGAGACGTGAAGGAGAATAAACTTTGGTATAAAGAAGACGTTCGGTTTACAGAGCCCGGTCAATACAAAGTAAGTATACAGCACGCTATGAGAAAGAGCGGCAGTGAAGAAGGAATTGAAGATCTTGAAGGAATAACCGAAGTAGGATTTCGCATAGAGAATACCCAAAATTAA
- a CDS encoding CoA transferase subunit B, which produces MLDKNGIAKRIAQEVKDGYYVNLGIGIPTLVANFVRDDIEVEFQSENGILGMGPFPFEGEEDADLINAGKQTITALPGASFFDSAMSFGMIRGKHVDLTILGAMEVAENGDIANWKIPGKMVKGMGGAMDLVASAENIIVAMMHTNREGESKLLKRCTLPLTGVGCVTRIVTNLAVIEVTNKGFKLLERAPGVSVEEIKTATEGNLIVEGEIPEMQLN; this is translated from the coding sequence ATGTTAGACAAAAACGGAATTGCAAAAAGAATAGCACAAGAAGTAAAAGATGGATACTACGTCAATCTTGGAATAGGTATTCCAACCCTGGTTGCAAATTTTGTTCGGGATGATATTGAAGTTGAATTTCAAAGTGAAAACGGGATATTAGGGATGGGGCCCTTTCCTTTTGAAGGAGAAGAAGATGCGGACCTAATAAATGCCGGAAAACAAACTATTACAGCACTTCCCGGCGCCAGCTTTTTTGATTCGGCTATGAGCTTTGGAATGATCCGTGGGAAGCATGTAGATCTTACTATTCTTGGAGCTATGGAAGTAGCAGAAAATGGAGATATTGCCAACTGGAAGATTCCCGGAAAAATGGTCAAAGGAATGGGAGGAGCCATGGATCTCGTTGCTTCAGCTGAAAATATTATAGTGGCTATGATGCATACCAACAGAGAAGGAGAATCAAAGTTATTGAAGAGATGTACTCTTCCTCTCACAGGTGTGGGCTGTGTTACGCGGATTGTAACGAACCTTGCTGTTATAGAAGTTACAAATAAAGGATTTAAACTACTCGAACGAGCCCCCGGAGTATCTGTTGAAGAAATTAAAACAGCAACAGAGGGCAACCTAATTGTAGAAGGAGAAATTCCTGAGATGCAGCTCAATTAA
- a CDS encoding DUF6616 family protein, with amino-acid sequence MYIYVELWNVIQKCMDLSKQEREDFFNKVGPEIQKLMDKGVEVTGWAMNDEHTPYRSDYRYMAVWKIPSLELVETLERAVADAGWHNYFSQVNARGQIIPLDQAIDNLINLEKHSTSIIE; translated from the coding sequence ATGTATATATATGTAGAACTTTGGAATGTTATTCAAAAATGTATGGACTTATCAAAGCAGGAAAGAGAAGACTTTTTTAACAAAGTTGGCCCCGAAATTCAAAAATTAATGGATAAAGGAGTAGAAGTAACGGGTTGGGCTATGAACGATGAACATACTCCATACCGCAGCGACTACAGGTATATGGCAGTTTGGAAAATCCCCTCTCTGGAACTTGTGGAAACCCTGGAAAGAGCTGTGGCTGATGCAGGATGGCACAATTATTTTTCCCAGGTGAATGCCAGAGGTCAAATAATTCCATTAGATCAGGCAATAGATAATCTTATAAATCTCGAAAAACATTCCACATCTATTATTGAATAA
- a CDS encoding diaminopropionate ammonia-lyase, which yields MAEINEQFHGTPFHYINNPDNRLVTNCTDSIFRASDPLSFHNSLAGYKPTPLVELKNLAKKIGVREIYIKDESYRFGLNAFKALGASYAIHKILEKNPEIETFCTATDGNHGRAVAWSARIFDKKSRIFVPSDTTTARIDAIRAEGAVVEKIIGNYEETCAFAKKRSLEYGWTLLQDTATEDYEEIPAHIMAGYFTHFKELEDGLHQLPEPNVDVVFLQSGVGSWPAAAAWYYTSRYSLKRPKLVIVEPKEAAGMLASLIKGERCSPSGSFKTMMAGLNCGIPSSTAWEILKNTIDVSIAIEDKFMEAAIRTLFSPSQDDPQVISGESGAGGFAGFLAIMNDERFAEVKEFLNINSNTRILCYSTEGATDPSNFKKIISAH from the coding sequence ATGGCGGAAATAAATGAACAATTCCATGGCACGCCATTTCATTATATAAATAATCCTGATAATAGATTAGTAACCAATTGCACCGATTCAATTTTCAGGGCAAGTGATCCTTTAAGTTTTCATAATTCTCTCGCCGGATATAAACCCACTCCCCTGGTGGAACTTAAGAACCTGGCAAAGAAAATTGGAGTGCGGGAAATTTATATTAAGGATGAGTCTTATCGCTTCGGATTAAATGCATTTAAGGCATTAGGAGCATCTTATGCCATACACAAGATCCTGGAGAAAAACCCTGAAATTGAAACCTTTTGTACAGCTACTGATGGGAATCACGGTCGTGCAGTAGCCTGGTCTGCGAGAATATTTGATAAGAAATCAAGAATCTTTGTTCCCAGCGACACTACTACTGCAAGAATAGATGCAATTAGAGCTGAAGGTGCCGTGGTGGAAAAGATCATTGGGAATTATGAAGAAACCTGTGCATTTGCAAAGAAAAGGAGCCTTGAGTATGGCTGGACACTTTTACAGGATACTGCAACAGAAGATTATGAAGAAATACCTGCTCATATCATGGCAGGATATTTTACTCATTTCAAGGAACTGGAGGACGGCCTGCATCAATTACCTGAACCTAATGTAGATGTGGTTTTTTTACAATCGGGTGTGGGCAGTTGGCCTGCGGCGGCGGCCTGGTATTATACGAGTCGTTATAGCTTAAAAAGACCTAAACTGGTAATTGTTGAACCTAAGGAAGCTGCAGGAATGCTTGCATCTCTTATTAAAGGAGAACGTTGTAGCCCTTCGGGAAGCTTTAAAACCATGATGGCAGGTTTAAATTGCGGAATACCTTCCAGCACTGCCTGGGAAATCCTCAAAAATACTATAGATGTTTCTATAGCTATTGAAGACAAATTTATGGAAGCCGCAATAAGAACATTGTTTTCGCCCAGCCAGGATGATCCGCAGGTTATTTCAGGGGAATCCGGCGCAGGAGGTTTTGCAGGTTTTCTGGCAATAATGAATGATGAACGTTTTGCTGAAGTAAAAGAATTTCTAAATATTAATTCCAACACCAGGATTCTCTGTTACAGTACAGAAGGAGCTACAGATCCTTCCAATTTTAAAAAAATAATCTCTGCACATTAA
- a CDS encoding S9 family peptidase has product MILKKLLLLQAIVLLFLVSETFSQTTKEAIEIDDLLSLKTVANPRVSPDGKWIAFTVREIDIVKDKNDTRIWMISAKGGEPIPMTGKGYTANSPRWSPDNKYLSFIASRDGGKAQVWTLNRMGGEAEQLTKIKQGVSDYEWSPDGKKLLMLLRDPKPEDLTKDKEDDKKPKPYVIDRLQFKRDYVGYLDRYRTHLYTFTPGDSTATQITFGDFDASSPAWSPDGSSIAFVSNRTEEPDGNTNSDIWIVPAINPGKEKSPFQVTKNENADSAPSWSPDGKYITYTTVTDGDAIWYATEKLAVISASGEEPKILTKELDRNVRNPEFSADGKSIFFILEEQGSTMLASVNPSGGNITRYAKGETTVDDFSVAGGVTAALVGNLLEPSEIYTLQKDNFIKLTNINKEFLEDIKNPSIEKISFKSEDGTDVEGFVVKPVDFDKSKKYPAIVWIHGGPVAQYEHSFHATAQLFAANGYVTLLINPRGSSGYGQEFSQAIFADWGNLDFQDIMAGVDHVIKEGYVDPEKLGVGGWSYGGVLTNHVITKTNRFKGAISGASEALYRTNYGHDHYQLLWEKELGLPWENAEAWERISPFNDVDKITTPTLWIGGSDDWNVPIINSEQMYQAMKRLGVETQLIVYPGEFHGISRPSFVKDRYERYLNWFDTYVK; this is encoded by the coding sequence ATGATATTAAAAAAACTCCTGCTCCTTCAGGCAATAGTCCTGTTGTTTTTGGTTTCTGAAACCTTTTCACAAACTACCAAAGAGGCAATTGAAATTGATGATCTTCTCAGCTTAAAAACAGTGGCTAATCCTCGTGTGAGTCCAGACGGGAAATGGATAGCATTTACTGTAAGAGAAATTGACATTGTTAAGGATAAGAATGATACAAGGATCTGGATGATATCTGCCAAAGGAGGAGAACCTATTCCTATGACTGGAAAAGGTTATACCGCCAACTCTCCCAGATGGAGCCCTGATAACAAATATCTTTCTTTTATTGCTTCCAGAGACGGGGGAAAAGCCCAGGTATGGACCCTCAATAGAATGGGAGGAGAGGCAGAACAGCTCACAAAAATTAAACAAGGTGTCTCTGATTACGAATGGTCGCCGGACGGAAAGAAATTATTAATGTTGTTGCGGGATCCAAAGCCCGAAGATCTTACCAAAGACAAAGAAGATGATAAAAAACCAAAGCCATACGTCATCGACAGATTGCAATTTAAACGTGACTATGTGGGCTACCTTGACAGATACAGAACCCATCTCTATACTTTCACTCCGGGAGATTCCACTGCCACACAAATTACTTTTGGAGACTTTGATGCTTCCAGCCCCGCCTGGAGTCCCGATGGATCTTCTATAGCTTTTGTTAGCAACAGAACCGAGGAACCAGATGGAAATACAAATTCAGATATTTGGATAGTTCCTGCAATTAACCCAGGTAAAGAAAAATCTCCTTTCCAGGTCACGAAAAATGAAAATGCCGATTCTGCACCTTCCTGGAGTCCAGATGGAAAATATATTACTTACACTACGGTAACAGATGGAGACGCCATATGGTATGCTACAGAAAAACTAGCTGTAATTTCTGCATCCGGGGAAGAACCTAAAATATTAACTAAGGAGCTCGACAGAAATGTTCGAAATCCCGAATTTTCAGCTGATGGTAAATCTATTTTCTTTATTCTGGAGGAACAGGGATCAACAATGCTCGCTTCTGTAAATCCATCAGGAGGAAATATTACAAGATATGCAAAAGGAGAGACTACAGTAGACGATTTTTCTGTTGCAGGAGGTGTAACTGCAGCCTTAGTAGGAAATCTCCTCGAGCCTTCTGAAATTTATACTCTTCAGAAGGACAATTTCATTAAATTGACAAATATAAATAAGGAATTTCTGGAGGACATTAAAAACCCGTCAATTGAAAAGATTAGTTTTAAAAGTGAAGATGGGACAGATGTAGAGGGTTTTGTTGTTAAACCAGTGGATTTTGACAAATCCAAAAAATATCCCGCAATAGTATGGATCCACGGTGGACCTGTGGCACAATATGAACACTCTTTTCACGCTACTGCCCAACTTTTTGCTGCTAATGGATATGTAACCTTACTTATAAATCCACGGGGATCGAGCGGGTACGGACAGGAATTTTCTCAGGCTATTTTTGCCGACTGGGGAAATCTGGATTTTCAGGATATTATGGCAGGAGTTGATCACGTTATTAAGGAAGGCTATGTAGATCCTGAAAAATTGGGAGTAGGCGGCTGGTCCTATGGGGGCGTTCTCACCAATCATGTAATTACAAAAACTAACAGGTTTAAGGGTGCAATTTCAGGGGCCAGTGAAGCCCTTTACAGAACAAACTATGGACATGATCATTATCAATTGCTTTGGGAAAAAGAACTTGGATTGCCGTGGGAAAATGCTGAAGCCTGGGAAAGAATCTCACCTTTTAATGATGTGGATAAAATTACCACCCCTACACTGTGGATAGGCGGTAGCGATGACTGGAATGTTCCAATCATAAATTCTGAACAAATGTACCAGGCAATGAAACGTCTTGGAGTGGAAACTCAACTTATTGTATATCCGGGTGAATTTCACGGGATCTCACGTCCCTCTTTTGTAAAGGACAGATATGAACGTTATCTCAATTGGTTCGACACATATGTCAAATAA
- a CDS encoding endonuclease/exonuclease/phosphatase family protein: MAKPDVVCLQELKAPNEKFPEKAIADAGYNALWHGQKQWNGVAILTRNLEINEIGRGLAGDPEDEQSRYIEALVEDVLIACLYLPNGNPAPGPKFDYKLRWFERLTARAQELLALDSPRLYWQGTLM, from the coding sequence TTGGCCAAACCAGATGTAGTTTGTTTACAGGAATTAAAAGCCCCTAATGAAAAATTTCCCGAAAAGGCTATAGCAGATGCGGGATATAATGCCCTATGGCATGGACAAAAGCAATGGAACGGAGTCGCCATTCTCACCCGTAACCTCGAGATCAATGAAATTGGACGTGGTCTCGCCGGAGATCCTGAAGATGAACAGAGCAGGTATATTGAAGCACTTGTAGAGGATGTATTAATAGCTTGTCTCTACCTCCCCAACGGTAATCCTGCTCCCGGGCCAAAATTTGATTATAAACTCCGGTGGTTTGAAAGACTTACAGCGCGCGCTCAGGAGCTTCTGGCTCTCGATTCACCTAGGTTATACTGGCAGGGGACTTTAATGTAA
- a CDS encoding exodeoxyribonuclease III, producing the protein MPTELDVYKPEKWKNDALFRPEVRSAFENLVDQGWTDAIRKLYPNETIYTFFDYFRKAYERNTGLRIDHFLLSPHLEKNLVNAGVDLEVRGWEKTSDHCPVWIELKR; encoded by the coding sequence ATGCCTACAGAGCTGGATGTTTACAAACCCGAAAAATGGAAGAACGATGCTCTCTTTAGACCAGAAGTGCGTTCAGCTTTTGAGAATCTTGTAGATCAGGGATGGACAGATGCTATACGTAAACTTTATCCCAATGAAACGATCTATACCTTCTTTGACTATTTCAGAAAAGCTTATGAACGTAATACAGGTTTACGAATAGATCATTTTTTGCTGAGCCCGCATTTGGAAAAGAATCTCGTGAATGCGGGAGTAGACCTTGAGGTACGTGGCTGGGAAAAAACCAGTGATCACTGTCCTGTCTGGATAGAGCTAAAGCGTTAG
- a CDS encoding four helix bundle protein, giving the protein MAKIQNFEDPGIYQVARIKCKNVRNLIASAPLERDYKLRDQINRTSMDNIAEGFGRGGNKELIQFLGFSVVQILKPGSH; this is encoded by the coding sequence ATGGCTAAAATCCAAAATTTTGAAGATCCTGGGATTTACCAAGTGGCCAGAATAAAATGTAAAAATGTTCGGAATCTAATTGCCTCTGCACCACTTGAGCGGGATTATAAGTTACGGGACCAAATTAATAGAACCTCTATGGACAATATTGCTGAAGGATTTGGAAGAGGTGGAAATAAAGAATTAATTCAGTTCCTTGGGTTTTCCGTGGTTCAAATATTGAAACCCGGGTCCCATTAG
- a CDS encoding SDR family NAD(P)-dependent oxidoreductase, with protein sequence MFNTHENSTNYSATSGIGRSTAIAFSKLGYNLIICGRRKDALEQLKAEVGTEVKVATLQFDVRNRSEVFEQINSLSQEFKNIDILVNNAGNAHGLEPIQKGNIDDWDAMLDINVKGLLYVSKAVIPGMIERKRGHIINVGSTAGKEVYPNGNVYCASKFAVDAINQGMRIDLNKTGIKVGAVNPGLTKTGFSNVRFKGDDNRAEKVYEGFEPLMPEDIAQIISFMVTVPQHVNIADLTVMPSAQASSTIVNRK encoded by the coding sequence ATATTTAACACACATGAGAACAGCACTAATTACAGCGCAACCAGTGGGATTGGCCGCTCCACCGCAATTGCCTTTTCAAAATTAGGTTATAACCTTATTATCTGCGGAAGAAGAAAAGATGCACTTGAACAGCTAAAAGCTGAAGTGGGCACTGAAGTTAAAGTTGCCACCCTGCAATTTGATGTAAGAAACAGATCTGAAGTTTTTGAGCAAATAAACAGCCTTTCTCAGGAATTTAAGAATATAGATATCCTCGTAAACAACGCAGGCAATGCCCACGGCCTGGAACCCATTCAGAAAGGAAATATAGACGATTGGGACGCTATGCTGGACATCAATGTTAAGGGACTGCTCTATGTGAGCAAAGCTGTTATTCCCGGAATGATTGAAAGAAAAAGAGGGCATATAATCAACGTGGGCTCTACTGCCGGAAAAGAAGTTTATCCAAATGGAAATGTTTATTGCGCCAGCAAGTTTGCTGTAGATGCAATTAACCAGGGAATGCGTATAGACCTCAACAAAACCGGAATAAAAGTTGGAGCAGTGAACCCGGGACTTACAAAAACGGGTTTTAGCAACGTAAGATTTAAAGGAGATGACAATAGAGCAGAAAAGGTTTATGAAGGTTTTGAACCTTTAATGCCGGAAGACATTGCCCAAATTATTTCTTTTATGGTCACAGTTCCGCAACACGTTAATATTGCAGATCTTACTGTAATGCCCTCGGCACAAGCTAGTAGTACGATAGTTAATCGGAAATAA